The genomic region GTAGGAGGGGGAGCGAGGTCAGTTGCTGTAAGCCCTGCCTCAACCTCGGAGTTCAAGGCTTGGGCGAGGTTCGGGAAAGATTTTTCAGGAAGCATCTTCTACTGGATTGCGATAGGATTCTAATAAAATCGGTGGAGAAAAAATAATAAATGACAAATGACAAGGAGGAAAATATAAATGAATGTTGTAATCTACGATAAAAAAAGTCTCGAAATAATAGCGAGACCGACAATAACAAACCTTGAAGATTTTAAAATTAACCCTAATCTATTTTATCCAGACTGGGATTCAGAAAAGCACATCTGGAGTGAACCGGAATATCAAAATCCAGTTTTGGACAACGGAAATCTAAGAGAGGCGACAAAAGAGGAGCTGTATAAGGCAGGAAAATACACTTTAGCCGAAAACGAATTGATTGAGAATGGAAAAATCAAAGTAGTTCAGCTGTCTGAATATGAGTATATTGAAGACAATCAAATCAAATACAGAAAAGAAGAAAAGGTTGAGAAACTAAAACAGGAGCTTTACGAACTGAGAATCGAAAGGGAGAAAAAGCCTTTTGAATTTGAAGTGAAAGAGACCAAGTATCTTCAGCATAACAGGACAATAGACCAGTCTAATATAACCAAGATACTGTTTAGCTTAGTTCTCGGCTTTATTCTTAAATTAATGGGAAAAATAGCCAAAGGTCAGAAATTGGATTTCTCGCAAGTTATGACTGACTTAATGGCGACAGAGTACAGCAACTGGAAATTCTATACCGAGGACGGCTCTGAAAAGTATGTGAATGTTTCGGTGCAGAAATTTATAGAAATGTCTGAAATAATGAAAAAGCATACGACAGCCTCAATGGTTGCTGAAACAACATTATCACACAGCTTAGAAAATAAAACGGTTGAGGAATTGAAAACATTTGACGCTGAATCTGAATATAATAAATTGTTTGAAAGTGAAATAAAACAAGGTTAGGAGGTTTTTATGCAGTTAGAAAAAGATAAACTTTATATTTGTTTCCATAAACCAAAAAGCGTGATAGGATTCCTGATAACATTGAGGACATTAGGAAAATACAGCCATTGCGAATTCACCTATAATGACTATGTATATTTATCAAATCCTGGTGGCGTAAGGATAAAGCCTTTTGTCTATAAGGATAACATGGATATTTTTGAACTGGATAGCCACATTGAAATTCCTGCTGTGTTAAAAGAGTTTACGAAACTTAAAGGTAAAGGCTATGACTATGGTGCAATTTTCTTCAGCCAGTTGCTGGAGCTGGGAATTGAGCATAAGGACAGATATTTCTGTTCGGAGCTGTGCTTACATCTGATTAACAAGGGATTGGATGAGAGCCTAACGTACAATTTAAAGACATTAAAGGCTAATCAATTTAGCCCTGCAAAGTTGTATAAATATTTAAAGGATATGGAGCTATTAGGAAGAAAGGCGGAGTGAAAATGGAAATAAGGAATTTAATCGGAACTGAAATCATGGAGCAGGGGAAAGTATTAAAAGTAACAGATGCCATGTTTGAAGGGGATAATATTGTTCTAATAACTGAAACAGTGGAAAAAGATATAAAGAAAAATGAGAAAAAGGAAGTGATTTAGTATGGAAAGATTTGAAAGAATATTCGACTATTTGCTAAGAGTCGAAGGAGGTTATTCTGACGATAAAAACGATAAAGGAGGTAAAACTAAGTATGGAATTACAGAAGAAGAAGCAAGGGAGTTTGGATACAAAGGAAATATGCAAGATTTAACAAAGGATTTTGCAAAAAATATATATCTGAAAAAATACTATTTAGGAAACAAGCTAGATAAAGTTGTAAATGATAAAGTAGCACTATCTATATGCGACTGGGCTGTAAACAGTGGCAGAAATGGAACAAAAAACGCACAGATTGCTATAAATCAATTGACAAATGCAAATCTTGATGTGGACGGAATAATTGGAAACAAAACATTGGAAGCATTGAATGCAGCAGATCCTGGTAAATTTTTAGAAGTTTATCACAACTTGCAGAGAATTTATTACAAAGGAAAAGTTGAAGCTGACAGGACACAGGAAGGATTTTTGACAGGATGGCTGAACAGGGTTCAAAGAAAGGAGGAATATTTGAGAAATTGGGACAAGGAAAATACGACGGCAGAAAATAAAACGTATTCTTTCAGTCAATCTAGCTTAGACAAAATGAAAAAAGTACATCCGAAATTGGTTGAAGTTATGAAAGAAGCGATTACAAACAGTCCGTATGATTTTAGAATTACGAGTGGAGCAAGAACAACAGAAGAACAAAAAGCATTATTTGCGTTAGGAAGAACTAAACCAGGGAAGATTGTAACATATGCCAATGGTATTACTTCAAAATCTAATCATCAAATTAAAAGTGATGGATTTGGACATGCGGTTGATATATTTTTAACAGGATTTTATGAAAACGGAAGTTATCGAAAATTTTCAGAACAGGAAGGTTAC from Leptotrichia trevisanii DSM 22070 harbors:
- a CDS encoding glycosyl hydrolase 108 family protein, translated to MERFERIFDYLLRVEGGYSDDKNDKGGKTKYGITEEEAREFGYKGNMQDLTKDFAKNIYLKKYYLGNKLDKVVNDKVALSICDWAVNSGRNGTKNAQIAINQLTNANLDVDGIIGNKTLEALNAADPGKFLEVYHNLQRIYYKGKVEADRTQEGFLTGWLNRVQRKEEYLRNWDKENTTAENKTYSFSQSSLDKMKKVHPKLVEVMKEAITNSPYDFRITSGARTTEEQKALFALGRTKPGKIVTYANGITSKSNHQIKSDGFGHAVDIFLTGFYENGSYRKFSEQEGYDVKRLKDVADHILAVAKSKNINVGWGGNWKKKDTPHFELK